A section of the Micromonas commoda chromosome 14, complete sequence genome encodes:
- a CDS encoding predicted protein → MLAIAASPMGVQLHCLDPSDPAPAAVASKHTLGSYQNRDDVIAFAKDCDVVTVEIEHIDTKALKELEDMGIDVQPTSRTLSIIQDKYAQKEHFAKAGVPLGDFKSVADEAELQAVADDFGFPLMIKSRRMAYDGKGNAVAKTSGDLSDAVAKLGGYDKGLYCEKWVPFVRELAVMVVRSKSGEVRAYPVTETVHANNICDVTTTPANIPASVAKEATIAAKAAVASLEGAGMFGVEMFHLEDGRILLNEIAPRPHNSGHYTIEACACCQYQNTLRAIMGWPLGDTDMRVGGAVMKNILGDGEGDAAMRRMHDVMGAALKVPGANMHWYGKEASKAGRKMGHLTVTGKHPTEATARLEQVLTIASGEPDAKPDLPPLVGIIMGSDSDLPTMAAAAETLESFGVGVEVTVVSAHRTPERMFEYARSAASRGLRCIIAGAGGAAHLPGMVASMTPLPVIGVPVPLKHLDGVDSVHSILQMPKGVPVATVAIGNSTNAGLLAARIVGAYQPEVLVQMEEYQADMKTVVTDKAEKMETKGWKEYLGGMKGKPESMK, encoded by the coding sequence atgctcgccatcgccgcgtcgccgatgggCGTCCAGCTCCACTGCCTCGACCCGTCCGATCCCGCCccagccgccgtcgcgtccaagcACACCTTGGGTTCCTATCAaaaccgcgacgacgtcatcgccttCGCCAAGGACTGCGACGTGGTCACCGTGGAGATCGAGCACATCGACACAAAGGCactcaaggagctcgaggacatGGGCATCGACGTACAGCCCACGAGCCGCACGCTGTCTATCATCCAGGACAAGTACGCGCAGAAGGAACACTTCGCCAAGGCCGGCGTCCCCCTCGGCGACTTCAAAtcggtcgccgacgaggctgagctcCAAGCCGTCGCGGATGATTTTGGATTCCCGCTCATGATCAAATCGCGTCGCATGGCTTACGATGGCAAGGGCAACGCGGTGGCCAAGACGTCGGGCGATCTGTCCGACGCCGTAGCCAAGCTGGGCGGCTACGATAAGGGCCTGTACTGCGAGAAGTGGGTCCCGTTCGTCAGGGAGCTGGCCGTCATGGTCGTCCGGAGCAAGTCCGGCGAGGTCAGGGCGTATCCGGTGACAGAGACTGTTCACGCGAACAACATCTGCGACGTCACCACGACCCCGGCGAACAtccccgcgtccgtcgcgaaggaggcgacgaTCGCTGCGAAAGCTGCGGTGGCGTCgctggagggcgcgggcaTGTTCGGGGTCGAGATGTTCCACCTCGAGGACGGGCGGATCCTTTTGAACGAGATTGCCCCTCGGCCGCACAACAGCGGACACTACACCATCGAGGCTTGCGCGTGCTGCCAGTACCAGAACACCCTCCGCGCCATCATGGGCTGGCCCTTGGGCGACACGGACATGCGCGTGGGTGGCGCGGTGATGAAGAACattctcggcgacggcgagggggacgcggcgatgaggcgAATGCACGACGTCATGGGCGCCGCCCTAAAGGTTCCGGGCGCTAACATGCACTGGTACGGAAAGGAGGCGTCTAAGGCTGGCCGCAAGATGGGTCACCTCACCGTGACCGGAAAGCACCCCACGGAGGCCACCGCGCGACTCGAGCAGGTCCTCACCATCGCCAgcggcgagcccgacgcCAAACCCGACCTTCCCCCGCTGGTCGGCATCATCATGGGTTCCGACTCTGATCTCCCCACGatggcggctgcggctgagACGCTCGAGTCCttcggcgtgggcgtcgaggtGACCGTGGTCAGCGCGCACAGGACCCCCGAGCGCATGTTCGAGTACGCCCGGTCCGCCGCGTCACGAGGGCTGCGATGCATCATcgccggagccggcggcgcggcgcatctCCCCGGGATGGTCGCCTCCATGACCCCGCTACCCGTCATCGGCGTTCCCGTCCCGCTCAagcacctcgacggcgtggactcCGTGCACAGCATCCTGCAGATGCCCAAGGGCGTGCCCGTGGCCACGGTAGCGATCGGTAACTCGACGAACGCGGGGTtactcgcggcgaggatcgtcGGCGCGTATCAGCCGGAGGTTTTGGTTCAGATGGAGGAGTACCAGGCGGACATGAAGACGGTGGTGACGGACAAGGCTGAGAAGATGGAGACGAAGGGGTGGAAGGAGTACCTCGGGGGCATGAAGGGCAAGCCCGAGAGCATGAAGTGA
- a CDS encoding predicted protein: MAGGIRAVARMSLRAPRQHGGNVVIAHARPSLRAVASFPQARGGVVAVAGSADAPGTAVRAAAAVGAIARRDAAASSGRIAHLAAGIAPRFRSLRCTAPARTALNASSGDDERVNLDLSDDPFEHVALPVDEAAFDAAVDDIIADDDDVDAPAGSTSSAWSYSAPGDDLPWDAAGAWPEFDALLGKLMAKGYRIEPEGAAGGAAVDASVSTPEWARAVAKSYDRESHGESDGEDDELSDPFAHVAKQKGEWDTDDSSDDDLVELSYANKKRLLLEFSRDREDLLRRLSERELYVLADHPLRKDQGNAGGRKVVNAMKRLRARLGMDASYFAGQCAALGGGDTMGECTFSDVTRLVHVFADDVAPQFRPDRAAMQSLLRRISALADTEKLPETTEPATVTATVTAKEPRWMERRERRPPVREYEEDRYVRPGAAAGRGRGRGRGGRGFESRGGRGGFDNRGARGSYAQRDSRKERYYDDDDGYRPRGRMERDDGYGGYGDRYGDRYGAGRDRAPRGRANRFRDAGDGFYDGGDDGWDTRRSRGGRGGRGFESPRGRGPSSRGRGDRPGMGDRDVDYGRRARTKGGFGSDLDGLDLENDGGVGDNFGGDRFGDRYGARGDSFRGERGRAYERYGPREQERRGRAAMGRGRGGGRGRGGGRGRGGFDNRDRGFDSREERGGWDSRGDDRGASGSGERDRNRVRMWKPKDSFGEEY; encoded by the coding sequence ATGGCGGGAggcatccgcgccgtcgcgcgcatgTCGCTTCGCGCACCTCGTCAACACGGCGGCaacgtcgtcatcgcccaCGCTCGGCCGTccctgcgcgccgtcgcgtcgtttccccaggcgcgcggcggtgtcgtggcggtcgcgggaagcgccgacgcgcccgggacggcggtgcgagcggcggctgccgtcggcgccatcgcccgccgcgacgcggcggcatcctccggGCGCATCgctcacctcgccgccggcatcGCCCCGCGTTTCAGATCCCTACGATGCACCGCaccggcgcgcacggcgctaaacgcgtcgagcggcgacgacgagcgcgtcaaCCTAGATCTCAGCGACGATCCCTtcgagcacgtcgcgctGCCCGTGGACGAAgcggcgttcgacgccgcggtcgacgacatcatcgccgacgacgacgacgtcgacgccccggccggctcgacgtcgtccgcctgGTCCTActccgcccccggcgacgacctcccttgggacgccgccggcgcttgGCCCGAGTTTGACGCGCTGCTCGGTAAGCTCATGGCGAAGGGGTACAGGATCGagcccgagggcgcggcggggggcgcggcggtggacgcgagcgtgtCCACGCCCGAGTGGGCCAGGGCCGTCGCCAAATCCTACGACCGCGAATCGCACGGGGAAtccgacggggaggacgacgagttGTCCGATCCGTTTGCGCACGTCGCGAAACAAAAGGGCGAATGGGACACGGACGATtcatccgacgacgacctcgtcgagctctCGTACGCAAACAAGAAGCGCCTGCTGCTCGAGTTCAGCCGCGACAGGGAGGATCTACTTCGCAGACTCTCCGAACGCGAGCTGtacgtcctcgccgatcaCCCGCTGCGCAAGGACCAAGGCAACGCGGGTGGGAGAAAAGTTGTCAACGCCATGAAGCGGCTGAGGGCGCGACTGGGCATGGACGCGTCGTATTTCGCCGGTCAGTGCGCCGCGTTGGGGGGCGGCGACACGATGGGCGAGTGCACGTTCTCGGACGTCACGCGGCTCGTCCacgtcttcgccgacgacgtcgcgccgcaGTTTAGGCCCGATCGAGCCGCGATGCAGTCGCTGCTCAGGCGAAtttccgcgctcgcggataCCGAGAAGCTTCCGGAGACGACGGAACCGGCGACCGTTACGGCGACCGTTACGGCGAAGGAACCGAGGTGGAtggagcgacgcgagcgacggccgCCCGTGCGCGAGTACGAGGAGGACCGGTACGTCcgaccgggcgcggcggccggtaggggacgggggcgaggacgcggaggtcgGGGCTTCGaatcccgcggcggccgaggcggttTCGACAATCGCGGGGCCCGCGGCTCTTACGCGCAAAGAGACTCGCGCAAAGAGAGGTattacgacgacgacgacgggtacAGGCCCCGGGGGCGCATGGAGCGAGACGACGGGTACGGCGGGTACGGCGACCGTTACGGCGACCGTtacggcgccggtcgcgacAGAGCCCCGAGGGGCCGAGCGAACAGATTccgggacgcgggcgacggtttctacgacggcggcgacgacggttgGGACACCAGGCGGTCgaggggcggacgcgggggtcgcGGTTTCGAatccccgcgcggccgcggaccAAGttctcgcggtcgcggcgaccgaccgGGAATGGGCGACAGGGACGTCGATTACGGACGCAGAGCGCGAACCAAGGGCGGCTTTGGCTCGGACCTCGACGGACTCGACCTCGagaacgacggcggcgtgggcgatAACTTTGGCGGCGACCGTTTCGGCGACCGTTACGGGGCCCGAGGCGACTCcttccgcggcgaacgcggccgcGCGTACGAGAGGTACGGCCCGAGAGAGCAGGAgaggcggggacgcgcggcgatgggcagGGGCAGAGGTGGGGGCAGGGGCAGAGGTGGGGGCAGGGGCAGAGGCGGTTTCGACAATCGCGatcgcgggttcgattcgcgcgaggagcgaggCGGGTGGgactcccgcggcgacgaccgcggcgccagTGGGAGCGGGGAGCGGGACAGGAACAGGGTTCGCATGTGGAAGCCCAAGGATTCGTTCGGCGAGGAGTACTGA